From the genome of Helicoverpa zea isolate HzStark_Cry1AcR chromosome 1, ilHelZeax1.1, whole genome shotgun sequence, one region includes:
- the LOC124645736 gene encoding putative nuclease HARBI1 has translation MDIFDNIDDLAIEEETIINEYINPPERKERIIRPRPDHFRIWDSKEFHRRFRLRKESVQYLLSLIENKIKHQTERNQCISPMLQLLIALRFYATGSFYITVGDFGGIHSSTMCRIIKKVTEAIASLRTIFINLPRSDEDIRSTQLEFYKIARFPRVVSAIDGTHIRIQSPGGNTAEEFRNRKGFFSFNVQAMCSADLMFQDIVARWPGSTHDCMIFANSHVKYHFENGEFGNGIILGDSGYELTNYLLTPFQNPDTPTKTLYNESQIRTRNVIERCFGVWKRRFPVLSIGLRCRLPLAQDVIVACAVLHNLARSKNEEEPPVDPELHIPPQPIFPPAIADFTGDERCHTRNLILINYFHALPTE, from the exons atggATATTTTCGATAATATTGATGACTTGGCTATCGAAGAAGAGactataataaatgaatatataaatccacccgaaagaaaagaaagaataatCCGCCCAAGGCCTGATCACTTTAGGATTTGGGATTCAAAAGAATTTCATCGCAGATTCAGACTTCGGAAAGAGTCGGTGCAATATTTACTTTccctaattgaaaataaaatcaagcaCCAAACAGAAAG aaatcaGTGTATTTCACCCATGTTGCAGTTATTAATTGCACTGCGATTTTATGCCACTGGAAGTTTTTACATAACTGTTGGTGATTTTGGTGGTATTCATAGTTCCACTATGTGCcgtattattaaaaaagttactGAAGCTATAGCATCTTTAAGAACAATATTCATAAACTTGCCAAGAAGTGACGAAGACATCAGAAGCACTCAActagaattttataaaatagccaGATTCCCTAGAGTAGTATCGGCTATAGATGGCACCCATATTAGGATTCAGTCGCCTGGTGGTAACACTGCAGAAGAATTCAGGAATAGAAAAGGATTCTTTTCGTTTAATGTTCAAGCAATGTGTTCAGCAGACTTGATGTTTCAAGATATAGTTGCACGTTGGCCTGGCTCTACCCATGATTGCATGATATTTGCCAATTCACATGTGAAATACCACTTTGAGAATGGTGAATTTGGCAATGGAATTATACTTGGAGATAGTGGTTATGAACTAACTAATTACCTACTCACTCCTTTTCAAAATCCAGACACACCAACTAAGACTTTATATAATGAATCACAAATTCGAACACGGAATGTTATTGAAAGGTGCTTTGGAGTTTGGAAAAGACGGTTTCCAGTCCTAAGTATAGGATTAAGGTGTAGGCTGCCGCTTGCACAAGATGTGATTGTAGCCTGTGCTGTACTACACAACTTGGCAAGATCAAAAAATGAGGAGGAACCTCCAGTGGACCCAGAATTGCATATTCCACCACAGCCTATATTTCCACCCGCTATAGCCGATTTTACTGGTGATGAAAGGTGCCATACTAGGAACTtaatcttaataaattattttcatgccTTACCTACTGAATAA
- the LOC124645740 gene encoding uncharacterized protein LOC124645740 — protein MENKKRERSANFDSAEIQLLINLVAKFKNIVENKKTDAVTNKDKEAAWRQIEENFNSCGVSTNARSWKTLKLKYEGIKKNTKKKSSLQRQEMYKTGGGPSKAPEFSEIDEKVLSICSNITGLEPRHDSDTISKSTPLEEVEDSNIIFEIEEIPENSFQPHPVVDLAIGEIVEDNQKENNWDKWHPKALKSRVSNVLKPNVSKASVTAKLDKLSEARLELVQLQMKTAKLEHQFMEEEHKLKMLHLANDERRKEELHSLQLKQNGCNCGAVPNTMT, from the exons atggaaaacaaAAAACGAGAGCGCTCAGCCAATTTTGATTCTGCTGAAATTCAGCTCCTAATTAATTTAGtggcaaaatttaaaaatattgttgaaaataaaaaaactgatgcCGTTACTAATAAGGATAAGGAGGCAGCCTGGAGGCAAATAGAAGAGAATTTTAACTCCTGTGGAGTGTCCACAAATGCCCGATCGTGGAAGACCCTCAAATTGAAATACGagggtataaaaaaaaacacaaaaaagaaatCTTCTCTGCAAAGGCAAGAGATGTACAAAACTGGAGGAGGGCCTTCAAAAGCTCCAGAATTCAGTGAAATCGATGAAAAGGTGCTTAGCATCTGCTCGAACATAACAGGACTTGAGCCACGTCACGACAGTGACACTATTTCAA aatctACTCCTCTGGAAGAAGTTGAagatagtaatattatttttgaaatagaagAAATACCAGAAAATTCATTCCAACCCCATCCAGTAGTTGATTTGGCCATCGGGGAAATTGTTGAGGACAATCAAAAAG AAAATAATTGGGACAAATGGCACCCAAAGGCTTTAAAATCAAGGGTGTCCAATGTATTAAAACCAAATGTCTCCAAAGCTAGTGTCACCGCCAAACTAGACAAATTAAGCGAAGCTCGACTGGAGCTAGTACAGCTCCAAATGAAGACTGCCAAACTTGAGCACCAGTTTATGGAGGAGGAGCATAAACtgaaaatgttgcatttagcTAATGATGAGAGAAGAAAAGAAGAATTACACTCattacaattaaaacaaaatgggTGTAATTGTGGAGCAGTTCCAAATACCATGACTTAg